The window GCACGTTTTAAAGGAATATCTTTTTCCCAGCCTTCAACCACTTTAGGATCTAAAACCTCAGTCATTTCGGTACGGATAAAACCCGGAGCAACCACGTTGGCGCGGATATTTCTAGAGCCTAACTCTTTAGCTACTGATTTGGTAAAGCCAATGATACCAGCTTTAGATGCCGCATAATTAGCCTGACCAGCATTACCTGTTACACCAACAACTGAACTCATGTTAATGAAAACACCTTTACGCGCTTTCATCATCACTTTAGAAGCTGCTTTAGTTACATTGAAGATCGATTTTAAGTTGATGTTGATTACATCATCCCAGTTCTCTTCACTCATACGCATTAACAAGCCATCTTTGGTAATACCCGCATTGTTTACTACAATATCAATTGTACCAAATTCTGCCACGATATCATTGATCAACTGCTCAGCCTCATCAAATTTAGATGCATCAGAGCGGTAACCTTTAACTTTAGTGCCAAAGCTTTGCAATTCCTGCTCCAAAGCCTGTCCTTTTTCTACTGACGATAAATAGGTGAATGCTACATTAGCACCTTGCTCTGCAAATTTCTCCGCTATTTTACGGCCAATTCCTTTTGATGCGCCGGTAATTAATGCTGTTTTTCCTTCTAGTAATTTCATTATGAAATATTGTAAAGTTGAAATGTTTTAATGTTGTAAAGTTAATACTAATAAGTTAATACGGAAGTGCAGGCTGAAAACCCCGAACTTATACAGCTGGCTCTTGCTGGCTCAGGCAATGAAAACTACCCAAACCCCAGATAATATCTACCGAATTGATACCAATTACCTTACGATCTGGAAAACAGCCCTGAATAATATCCAAAGCCTTTTGGTCATTCACATCGTCAAAAACCGGAACAATTACCGCCGCATTGGCAATGTAAAAGTTTGCATAAGATGCTGGTAAGCGGGTATCGTCATAAATTACTGGTGACGGCATTGGCAATTCAACAATGTTTAACGCACGACCATCTTTCAGTTTCATTGCTTTTAAAGCTTCCAGGTTTTCCTGTAACAGCATGTAGTTTTCATCAAGTGGATTACTTTCTACAACGGTTAAAACGGTATCTTCGTTTACGAAACGGGTAATATCATCAATGTGGCCATCGGTATCATCGCCCACAATACCATCTCCTAACCATAACACCTGCTCCTGACCATAATATTCCAACAAATATTGTTCTATCTGCTCTTTTGTTAGGTGGGGATTGCGGTTTTCGTTGAGCAGGCAAGCTGTAGTGGTTAAAACTGTACCTGCACCATTAAATTCTACCGAGCCACCTTCCATTACAATATCTGGAAGAAATAATGGCAGCTCAAAATATTTCGCAATTTTAGTGGGTACCACATCATCTTGATCAAACGGTGGATATTTACCGCCCCAGGCATTGTAACCCCAATCTACTACAGCCTTTTCATTTGCTTTTAACACAAATGCAGGGCCATGATCGCGGCACCAGGCATCGTTGGTTTCGTTAAAATAAAATTCTATCTGTGTTAAATCGGCATCTACTTTTTTAAGTTCTGCAATTGCAAAAGCTTTCATTTCTTCATCTTTTACATTGATCCGAACCTTTTCGCCTTCGGCAACAGCTTTAATAAACTGGCAGTAAGGCGCATAAATGGTTTCGATTTTTCCGGGCCATGAAGCCTCTTTATGCGGCCAGCTTAACCAGGTAGCCTCATGCTTAGCCCATTCGGCAGGGAATGAATAACCTTGCTGCTTGGGAGAATAATCGAATTGATTAATATTTAGTTCTTTTCTTGGCGGAAAATTTGACATTCGTTTAGTCTTATAATTTAAAGGTGTCACATTGGATGGTCGTCATCTTGACTGGAACGCAGTGGAATGGAGAGATCTCTGATAGATTTCTCGGCTGCGTTGCACTTCGCTCTAAATGACGATTTCCTAGCTTTAAGCTTTGGTCTTTAACCTTTAAGCCTAGTCGCCGTCAATATATCTTTTAGTAATCGGCTGATACGAATCGATTCTTCTGTCTCTTAAAAAAGGCCAGTGTTTACGGAAGAAATCAGATTCCGATAAATCCAGTTCTACTACTTCTGTTTCTTCTAAATCGTGAGAACCTAAATAGAGCAGTTTACCCTGCGCGTTTGTAGCAAAACTACCTCCCCAGAATTTCATTGCACCATCTTGCTCAAAACCTACACGGTTTACACTTACTACCGGAACACCATTGGCCACTGCGTGCGAGCGCTGAATGGTTTGCCATGCATTGTATTGGTCCTGATTGGTTTCTTCATCCTGATCGGTAGCCCAGCCAATTGCGGTTGGATAGAACATGATATCTGCTCCCATTAACGCAGTGATGCGCGATGCTTCAGGATACCATTGATCCCAACAAATCAAGATACCGATTTTAGCAAATTTGGTTTCGAAAACCTTGTAGCCTAAATCACCTGGTGTAAAATAAAATTTCTCGTAAAAAGCAGGATCGTCAGGAATATGCATTTTTCGATATTTACCCAAATATGAGCCATCGGCATCTAAAACAGCAGTAGTGTTGTGGTACAAGCCTTCAGCACGTTTTTCGAACAGGGAAGCAATAATTACCACACCCAGTTCTTTGGCAACTACCTGCAAGGCATCAGTCGATGGACCTGGAATAGCCTCTGCCAGATCAAAATTATCATAGTCTTCAACATCGCAGAAATACAACGAAGTGAAAAGCTCCTGCAAACACACAATTTGTGCACCTTTTGCGGCGGCTTCCCTTACTTTTGTAATCGCTTTATCTAAATTTTCCTGCTTATCTTTAGTACAGGTCATCTGCACCAGGCCAACTTTTACCTTCTTCATTTTTTAAAATTATTGGATGAGAGAATGAGAGAATGAATGCTTTGCATTATCCATTCAACCATTCAAAATTCTATCATTCTAAATCGGCTGCAAAGTTACTAAAAAGGTTTAAGGTATAAAGGTAGCGGGTGTAAGGTTTGTATAAAAATTTGAGAAAAGCAAAGGTTGTATTGGAATAATTGTTAGTTGACTATTAGTGATAGATTAAATAAAAAGTGTCGTCATCTCGAGCGGAGTGCAACGTAGTCGAGAGATCTATCCAAGTAGATTTCTCCGTTCTGCTGCGCTTCAGTTGAAATGACGATGACTTAGGGGAGAGGTTGCAAACGATAATAAAACAAAAAGTCCCAACTTGTGTCGGGACTTTTCATTCTATTTTAAAACCAAATTAAGGATTAATGTTATCCCTTTTAGGTTTAGTTTTGGTTTCTACAATTTCTGCTACGGCAACCACTTCCTTACGTTTTTCCGGATCCATTAACTCCATCAGTTTAAGTCCCAGCAAGCCATCCATGGCCGAACCACCGGCATTTGCATTTCCACCAATTAATACATCAGGGATCAGTTTTACATTACCTTTTGATAACTCTTCGGTAATTTTATAACGGGTGAAATTTTCACCTCCCAGAGCCTTAACCGCAAGCTCGTAAGCCTCTGCTGTAGATTTACCCACTGCTAAAATTTTACCTGCTTCGGCGCTACCTGTTAACGAAATCTGCTCTGCCTCGGCCGATGCACGTAACTTAATCGCTTCCGAATCAGCCTGTGCCCTAGCTTTTGTGGCCTCAGCTTCGGCGTGCGCACGCATTTTGGTAGCCTCGGCCTCTGCACCAACAGCCAGTTTTACCCCTGCTGCATCACCTTCCGATTTTTTAACCGTAGCACTTGCGGTTCGTTCGGCAATTTCAACGCTTTGTTGTGCTTTCACAATATCCTTCTGCATATCGGCAATAGCAGTTTCTTTTTCCATCCCCTGACGCGTTTCCTGTGCCTGCTTTTGCGTTTCGTAAGTTACCTTCTGCTCTTCGGCTATTTTACGGTCGGTTAAGGTTTTCATTAACGATTCTGGTGGCACAATATCACCAATCAAAGTATCAACCGCATTCACATTATACTCATCAAGCACCTTGCGGATATGTTCTTTTGCCGATTCCTGACGTTCTTTACGGGTACTCAGGAACGCAATTACATCGCTGCCCTGAGCCGAGTTGCGGAAATAGTTACCAATAGTTGGCTCTAATACCTGCGAAACCAGGTTAACCATGTTACCAAAACGGGCAATTACTTTTGGCGCTTCTGTTGTAGGAACGTGAATGATTTGCGCCACATCCAGATTAAAAGGGAAACCATCTCTCGAACGCACTGTTATAGTTGATAAATTTTTATCCAGGTTATGCGCCTCGCTGCGTGCCGATGCCCAGTTTAACACCAAATTGGTTGTGGGTACCAGCTCTACCTTCATAATGTATTTATTAATCGGGTATTTACCGGGACCAAGCGGCTCTAACCAAACCCCTTTCGATCCCTTGCCCACAATATTCCCGTGTTTAAAATCGGCTCCGGTTAAATCATTGCCATCAGTACCAATAAACGAAATAACTACTCCAACATAACCTATGGCAATTTCAGTCATCGGGATTTCTTCCAGCTGGATGGCCCATGGATTGAGGTTATAAGAACCTGCCAAAATTACCTGCGGCTGTAAACCACGATTACCGCCTTGTTTAATAAAGGCATCAAAATCCTGGAAGTTATTGTGTCCTTCTACCAGTTTACCTGCAATCTGGTTGGCTTCGATCGGTAAACCATCCAGGGTTGTTACAATGCCTACCATACTTTCCTGAATGCGGATCATATCGGTAACCGAAACCTGAAACAACATGGTATTGATACGGTACGAACCAGAAGTGATATAGGACGTTTGCCTACCTCGCTGCCCGCCGTTTTCGAGAAACTTAACCGCATCCTGAAAGTTATCAGACTCTACTTTCTGCCCCAAAATATTCCCTGTTGGGATCTCTGCCCCATCTTTGGCCATAATGAGGCCGATTTTACCTTCGGGAATAACGGTAAATTGCTCCATGGTTACGCTGTATTGCCAAAACCACATCCCGAAATATAATCCCGGCGCCAGGGTTTTTCCCTGAAAACCAGCTTCGCCTTTAATGGCGATAATGCGCCCGTCGGGCAGCTCCCGATCCGATCCGAAGAGCACAAATTTTTTGGTTATTAATCCAATCCTGTCTTCGGGTACGATGACCATCCCGAATAGGAAACGTAAAATATATTTGTATAAAACTAAGCACAACAGTGCCACTAAAACCCACCAGTAATTTGAAATGAGCGATTCCATAATTTATATGATTTTTATTGTTTTTAAGCCTAATAAACCATTTATTAAGCATGCTATTGACAACAAATTATGTACATTGTTACCAGATTTAACACTTATTTTTAAGAAATTTTTAATTGCTTTTAAGGCCTGAAAGAAGCCTTCAGTAACGCGATCTCAGAAGTACAAACTGCAGATGACATTTTTAGGATTCTTGCATCTGAATGTTTATAAACGATTAAAAACAGGCATTTTTGTTTTACTGAATATTCGCGAAAATTTTAATTGTACTATTTACAATTAATAAAGCACAGCCGTCCTTTTTTTGACCTATCTGAATTGACCAGATTGGAGTACACCCATATTAGATTTGTTTACTTTTTCTACGAAGGGCAGGAAAGCAATAAGATTAAGCGCCTATTTCTTCACGGTATTCCTGTTGTAATTCAAACAGGCATTTGGCACATAAACAACCATCATACAGCTCAGAAATATGCTGCACTTCGTTTATACTGAGTTGTACTACGCTACACTGACATTTGGTGTAAGCATTGGCCTTGCACTCAATAGCCGATCCGCATCTTTCACAAGAAATGATTTCGTGTTTGGCGCTATGGATGTGTGCAGACATTTTTAAGGTTTCATTGTTTGCTAGTTCATTTGTTCAGTAGTCATTACTGTATGGCAATTGAGTACTAATGAACCAATTCCTAATGAATTATTGAACTAAAAGCAAAAGTAAGGACAAAAAATAAGGTTTTGAGCTTTTACCCAAAACCTTACGTTACAATTGCTTTTAAATTTTATTTTGCTGCAAGCTTATCTAGCTCTTCATAGACCTTGCCAGGCCTATTTGCATTTTTATTGATTAACGTACCATCTTTTCCAATGATCACGTAACGGGGAACGCCTCTTATTTCAAACAAATCATTAGCTTCTGAGATCTGGTCTGGGGTTAACAAATAATGCTCCCCCTCAATTTTAAGTTCTTGTTGAGCAGCCAACCATTTATCTTGAACATCCTTATAGCCAAAATAGACAAATACGATATCTCTTCCTTTTAGTTTCTCCCTCAATCTGGCTGCGTTAGGCATCTCCGCACGACAAGGAGCACACCAACTTCCCCAAAAGTCCAAATAGATTAGCTTGCCTTTATATTTATTCAAAATCTGGTTTAAGCTACTGGCCTGGCTAATGTTTTCTTTTATTCTATTGCTCATTTGGCCTAATTGGGCATTTCTGGAATCTATAACTAACTTTAATAGTTCTTTGTCTTTTACACAGGCATTAAACTGATTAAAAATCGCATTGTATGAACTATCATTTCTCAATGTCGCAAAGCTTACCATTATGCGTGTAAGCGCAACTGACCTGGTTACTTCATTAAAGTCCGTTTCATTTACAAAGGCTATAAATTTGATCCCATCAATAGGATAGCTTAGCCCATTAAATTCGTAATGCATGTAATACGCTAAAAGATAATTGTATTCGATACAATTTTTGGCTGCATAATCGTCATTACCCAATTGTGCAGTAATGAGTTTAAATGCTGTGGGGTCTGTTATTTGCCTTTTTCCCCTTACCCATTCTATAGCATTATTATAAGGACTATATTTATAAGTTGCTTTCAGCCAATGGTAATAATCATTTGTTAGTTTGAAAGATTTCATATATTCTCCCAACATCTTTAAGTCATATCGAGACACCTCTTCCTGTAACTTTATATACTCCAAGACATCTAGTTTAGCTGTTCTAGCTGCGTAAGTTTCTGATGGATACTTTTCTCGGTTCTTTTTAAGATAATAACCAAAATAATTGAAATTGGCTGCATGAGGTCCTGTTGCTGTCGTGCCCATCATTAAGCCATCCTCTTTGGCATCTATTAAAATGTTTACATTTTCATTCGGGATAAGTACGAATACATCATAACGGTCGCTGCCGATTTCTACCAACCATTTTGAGATCGTTTCAACAGGCAAAACAATATCGAATTTACCTTGATCATTTAATTTTGCCTTGTATCTTTTATCTGATCTGATACCTGTTATTATTGAAGCATCGTGGCGCATAAAGGTAATGGTACTTTCTTTTGAGTTAATTACCGTACCCGTTAGTCTTAGGTCTTGTGAAAAGGCTGGTTTTATAAAAAAAAATAAGCAAATAATCGTGAGGTATTTCTTCATAGCGTTGTAATTTGCAACAAGGTAAGTAATACCAGAAAGGTGATAAAATGATTTAACAAGGCTTAACAACTTTAACTTTTCTTAACAAAAAAGGTTCTGAACTTTCGTTCAAAACCTTTTTTGTAATTATATCTTAAAGATCACTTCAGCTCTCACTAATCCGACCTCAGCAATGACGAACAAGATTAGCAAGCTTTTTGCTTTAGTCTTTCTGCTTTTGCTTTTAAAGACCCTCTGCCTTAACCTGAACAGCTAATGCAACCTTCTTCCATCGAACAAACTGGTCCATCGATGATTTCTTCTGCAACCTGATCTTGTGTCATTTCAGCAGGAATAACCGCTTCAATTGCTTTACCGCCCTGATTCTCCACTGTGAATTTAACAGCTTGCGAAGCAGCCTGAGTACGTAGATAGTACATACCGGTTTTCAAACCTTTCTCCCATGCATAGAAGTGCATTGAAGTTAATTTTGAAGTGTTCGGTGCGTTTACGAACAGGTTTAACGATTGCGACTGACAGATATAGGCACCGCGATCGGCAGCCATATCGATGATGTTACGCATCTTAATTTCCCAAACAGTTTTGTATAGATCTTTAATGTAATCAGGAATTTCTGCAATTGCCTGGATTGAACCGTTGGCCAATATGATTTTGTTTTTCATATCGTTGTTCCATAAGCCCAAGGCTACTAAATCTTTCAATAAGTGTTTATTTACTACCACAAACTCTCCACTCAATACACGACGGGTGTAAATGTTTGAAGTGTAA is drawn from Pedobacter sp. HDW13 and contains these coding sequences:
- the fabG gene encoding 3-oxoacyl-[acyl-carrier-protein] reductase encodes the protein MKLLEGKTALITGASKGIGRKIAEKFAEQGANVAFTYLSSVEKGQALEQELQSFGTKVKGYRSDASKFDEAEQLINDIVAEFGTIDIVVNNAGITKDGLLMRMSEENWDDVININLKSIFNVTKAASKVMMKARKGVFINMSSVVGVTGNAGQANYAASKAGIIGFTKSVAKELGSRNIRANVVAPGFIRTEMTEVLDPKVVEGWEKDIPLKRAGETEDIANVCVFLASDMSAYVTGQTLSVCGGML
- a CDS encoding cysteine-rich CWC family protein codes for the protein MSAHIHSAKHEIISCERCGSAIECKANAYTKCQCSVVQLSINEVQHISELYDGCLCAKCLFELQQEYREEIGA
- a CDS encoding carbon-nitrogen hydrolase, translated to MKKVKVGLVQMTCTKDKQENLDKAITKVREAAAKGAQIVCLQELFTSLYFCDVEDYDNFDLAEAIPGPSTDALQVVAKELGVVIIASLFEKRAEGLYHNTTAVLDADGSYLGKYRKMHIPDDPAFYEKFYFTPGDLGYKVFETKFAKIGILICWDQWYPEASRITALMGADIMFYPTAIGWATDQDEETNQDQYNAWQTIQRSHAVANGVPVVSVNRVGFEQDGAMKFWGGSFATNAQGKLLYLGSHDLEETEVVELDLSESDFFRKHWPFLRDRRIDSYQPITKRYIDGD
- a CDS encoding SPFH domain-containing protein is translated as MESLISNYWWVLVALLCLVLYKYILRFLFGMVIVPEDRIGLITKKFVLFGSDRELPDGRIIAIKGEAGFQGKTLAPGLYFGMWFWQYSVTMEQFTVIPEGKIGLIMAKDGAEIPTGNILGQKVESDNFQDAVKFLENGGQRGRQTSYITSGSYRINTMLFQVSVTDMIRIQESMVGIVTTLDGLPIEANQIAGKLVEGHNNFQDFDAFIKQGGNRGLQPQVILAGSYNLNPWAIQLEEIPMTEIAIGYVGVVISFIGTDGNDLTGADFKHGNIVGKGSKGVWLEPLGPGKYPINKYIMKVELVPTTNLVLNWASARSEAHNLDKNLSTITVRSRDGFPFNLDVAQIIHVPTTEAPKVIARFGNMVNLVSQVLEPTIGNYFRNSAQGSDVIAFLSTRKERQESAKEHIRKVLDEYNVNAVDTLIGDIVPPESLMKTLTDRKIAEEQKVTYETQKQAQETRQGMEKETAIADMQKDIVKAQQSVEIAERTASATVKKSEGDAAGVKLAVGAEAEATKMRAHAEAEATKARAQADSEAIKLRASAEAEQISLTGSAEAGKILAVGKSTAEAYELAVKALGGENFTRYKITEELSKGNVKLIPDVLIGGNANAGGSAMDGLLGLKLMELMDPEKRKEVVAVAEIVETKTKPKRDNINP
- a CDS encoding agmatine/peptidylarginine deiminase yields the protein MSNFPPRKELNINQFDYSPKQQGYSFPAEWAKHEATWLSWPHKEASWPGKIETIYAPYCQFIKAVAEGEKVRINVKDEEMKAFAIAELKKVDADLTQIEFYFNETNDAWCRDHGPAFVLKANEKAVVDWGYNAWGGKYPPFDQDDVVPTKIAKYFELPLFLPDIVMEGGSVEFNGAGTVLTTTACLLNENRNPHLTKEQIEQYLLEYYGQEQVLWLGDGIVGDDTDGHIDDITRFVNEDTVLTVVESNPLDENYMLLQENLEALKAMKLKDGRALNIVELPMPSPVIYDDTRLPASYANFYIANAAVIVPVFDDVNDQKALDIIQGCFPDRKVIGINSVDIIWGLGSFHCLSQQEPAV
- a CDS encoding TlpA disulfide reductase family protein; the encoded protein is MKKYLTIICLFFFIKPAFSQDLRLTGTVINSKESTITFMRHDASIITGIRSDKRYKAKLNDQGKFDIVLPVETISKWLVEIGSDRYDVFVLIPNENVNILIDAKEDGLMMGTTATGPHAANFNYFGYYLKKNREKYPSETYAARTAKLDVLEYIKLQEEVSRYDLKMLGEYMKSFKLTNDYYHWLKATYKYSPYNNAIEWVRGKRQITDPTAFKLITAQLGNDDYAAKNCIEYNYLLAYYMHYEFNGLSYPIDGIKFIAFVNETDFNEVTRSVALTRIMVSFATLRNDSSYNAIFNQFNACVKDKELLKLVIDSRNAQLGQMSNRIKENISQASSLNQILNKYKGKLIYLDFWGSWCAPCRAEMPNAARLREKLKGRDIVFVYFGYKDVQDKWLAAQQELKIEGEHYLLTPDQISEANDLFEIRGVPRYVIIGKDGTLINKNANRPGKVYEELDKLAAK